From Actinopolyspora lacussalsi, a single genomic window includes:
- a CDS encoding DNA-binding LacI/PurR family transcriptional regulator (product_source=COG1609; cath_funfam=1.10.260.40,3.40.50.2300; cog=COG1609; pfam=PF00356,PF13377; smart=SM00354; superfamily=47413,53822), with product MVRSTNSRRPATLASLAAELGVSRTTVSNAYNRPDQLSPELRKRVLDTARRLGYPGPDPVARSLRTRKAGAVGLLLTENLSYAFRDPAAVGFLEGLALACEDADHGLLLIPANPEHEDVASVHSAGVDGFVVYSVPDDDPHLAAVMERPVPTVICDQPSLPEIDRVGIDDGAAIKELARHLIELGHRKIGVVCMRLARTRNDGPASPERQANAGFHVQRARLTALSEAFAEVGVDWEQVPVIERFDHTTESGGSAAARLMELDPEITAIICTSDILALGALTEVRRQGRRVPQDITITGFDGIDDAERVELTTVRQPVLEKGRAAGRLLLDASESTGKPREVLLDTQLVTGSTAGSPRSVEERWFGP from the coding sequence ATGGTGCGGTCTACGAATTCGAGGCGACCCGCGACACTGGCGTCGCTCGCCGCGGAACTCGGCGTTTCCCGGACTACGGTCTCCAACGCCTACAACCGTCCCGACCAACTTTCCCCGGAACTGCGCAAACGCGTACTCGACACCGCCCGCCGACTCGGTTATCCCGGTCCGGATCCGGTGGCGCGCTCGCTGCGCACCCGCAAGGCTGGGGCGGTCGGACTGCTGCTCACCGAGAACCTCTCCTACGCGTTCCGGGACCCGGCCGCCGTCGGTTTCCTCGAAGGGCTCGCGTTGGCCTGTGAGGACGCCGATCACGGGCTGCTGCTGATACCAGCGAACCCGGAACACGAGGACGTGGCCTCGGTGCACAGCGCCGGTGTGGACGGTTTCGTGGTGTACTCCGTGCCCGACGACGATCCGCATCTGGCCGCTGTCATGGAACGCCCCGTTCCCACCGTGATCTGTGATCAACCCAGCCTGCCCGAGATCGACCGGGTGGGGATCGACGACGGCGCTGCCATCAAGGAACTGGCCAGGCACCTCATCGAACTCGGTCACCGCAAGATCGGCGTCGTGTGCATGCGGCTGGCGCGGACCCGCAACGACGGGCCGGCGTCCCCCGAACGGCAGGCCAATGCCGGCTTCCACGTGCAGCGGGCCAGGCTCACCGCGTTGTCCGAGGCCTTCGCCGAGGTCGGGGTGGACTGGGAGCAGGTCCCGGTCATCGAGCGCTTCGACCACACCACGGAGTCGGGTGGCTCGGCCGCCGCCCGGCTCATGGAGCTCGACCCGGAGATCACCGCGATCATCTGCACCTCCGACATCCTCGCGCTGGGTGCGCTCACCGAGGTCAGAAGGCAGGGCAGGCGGGTGCCGCAGGACATCACCATCACCGGTTTCGACGGCATCGACGACGCCGAGCGGGTCGAGCTGACCACCGTGCGCCAGCCGGTGCTGGAGAAGGGCAGGGCAGCGGGCAGATTGCTGCTGGACGCGAGCGAGTCGACCGGCAAGCCGCGCGAGGTGCTGCTCGACACCCAACTCGTCACCGGTTCCACCGCGGGATCACCCCGTTCGGTGGAGGAGCGCTGGTTCGGGCCCTGA
- a CDS encoding putative membrane protein YccC (product_source=COG1289; cog=COG1289; pfam=PF13515; superfamily=53697; transmembrane_helix_parts=Inside_1_20,TMhelix_21_43,Outside_44_47,TMhelix_48_67,Inside_68_73,TMhelix_74_93,Outside_94_102,TMhelix_103_122,Inside_123_128,TMhelix_129_151,Outside_152_154,TMhelix_155_177,Inside_178_308,TMhelix_309_331,Outside_332_372,TMhelix_373_395,Inside_396_407,TMhelix_408_430,Outside_431_439,TMhelix_440_462,Inside_463_551) has protein sequence MSSTILARHLREAIHINRHGPILWPALRAFLSVLTPLLVLLGLDRLDLVAGAVFGALTSVYCRSEPYRNQTRSLAAVAAGMVIAVGLGDAIALADVAPWQHRLLVVTGTAVVGAVATAATTAVKLGAPGGLIFSFATGACANLAITPADVAPQLAVCAVSGAFAWLICTVGAAFAGLRPQRRAVASALEATAAYLSNRSDVLARHRSAVAVEAAWTRLALVGGRQRDTAEHQRLIQTTEICEVLGGSGRAASETIRSLRETAAGIRRGDSPAAPGYAREESAVVPALPPSRWCTIRGVLLAAVRPGKGSGSWLVPFALRVGVAALLAGVLADLLDTGHIYWAGVSAVSVLQATSTSRSVPRMLQRVAGTVGGVLLGLVLLSLHPAVWVIILLLAALQWAVEATMPVNYAFGLLFATPVALLVSGMMTQASPAQLVSSRLWATLLGAAVAVLVAWLAPHGAWLARLRDSLARVRELTEPQRTDPERLRKALIELHDAYETAAGEVPESQLPTEELLAVSRDAYKLLDRGELSPPARRGLLRRNPLQGGPVRG, from the coding sequence GTGTCCTCGACGATACTGGCACGTCATCTGCGTGAGGCCATTCACATCAACCGGCATGGCCCCATCTTGTGGCCCGCGCTGCGCGCGTTCCTGTCGGTACTGACACCGCTGCTGGTGCTGCTGGGACTCGACCGGCTGGACCTGGTCGCCGGAGCGGTGTTCGGCGCGTTGACCAGCGTCTACTGCCGCAGCGAGCCGTACCGCAACCAGACCCGTTCGCTGGCGGCGGTCGCCGCCGGAATGGTGATCGCGGTAGGTCTGGGCGACGCGATCGCGCTGGCCGACGTGGCACCGTGGCAACACCGACTGCTGGTGGTGACCGGCACCGCCGTGGTCGGAGCGGTCGCCACCGCCGCCACCACGGCCGTCAAGCTCGGCGCTCCCGGCGGGCTGATCTTCTCGTTCGCCACCGGTGCCTGCGCGAACCTGGCCATCACCCCCGCCGACGTCGCGCCCCAGCTGGCCGTCTGCGCCGTCAGCGGCGCCTTCGCCTGGCTCATCTGCACCGTGGGGGCGGCGTTCGCCGGCCTGCGCCCGCAGCGCAGGGCGGTGGCCTCCGCCCTGGAAGCCACCGCCGCCTATCTGTCGAACCGCTCCGACGTGCTGGCCAGGCACCGATCGGCCGTGGCAGTGGAGGCCGCGTGGACACGTCTGGCGCTGGTGGGGGGACGACAGCGTGACACGGCGGAGCACCAGAGGCTGATCCAGACCACCGAGATCTGCGAAGTGCTGGGCGGTTCCGGGCGAGCGGCGAGCGAGACGATCCGGTCGCTGCGCGAGACGGCCGCCGGGATCCGCAGGGGGGACTCCCCCGCCGCCCCCGGATACGCCCGCGAGGAATCGGCGGTCGTACCGGCGCTACCGCCCTCCCGGTGGTGCACGATCCGGGGAGTACTGCTGGCCGCGGTGCGCCCGGGCAAGGGCTCCGGCAGCTGGTTGGTGCCGTTCGCGCTGCGGGTGGGCGTCGCCGCGCTGCTGGCGGGCGTGCTGGCCGACCTGCTCGACACCGGACACATCTACTGGGCCGGGGTCTCGGCGGTATCGGTCCTGCAGGCCACCAGCACCTCGCGCTCGGTACCGCGGATGCTGCAACGTGTCGCGGGCACGGTGGGAGGCGTGCTGCTCGGGCTGGTGCTGCTGTCGCTGCATCCGGCCGTGTGGGTGATCATTCTGCTGCTGGCCGCGCTGCAGTGGGCCGTCGAAGCGACCATGCCCGTCAACTACGCGTTCGGACTGTTGTTCGCCACCCCGGTAGCGCTGCTGGTCAGCGGGATGATGACCCAGGCCAGCCCGGCCCAGTTGGTCAGCAGCAGGTTGTGGGCGACCCTGCTCGGCGCGGCGGTGGCCGTCCTGGTGGCCTGGCTCGCCCCGCACGGGGCCTGGTTGGCCAGGCTGCGGGACTCGCTGGCGCGGGTCAGGGAGCTGACCGAACCGCAGCGAACCGATCCGGAACGCCTCCGAAAGGCGCTGATCGAGCTGCACGACGCCTACGAGACCGCGGCCGGTGAGGTCCCGGAGTCCCAGCTGCCCACCGAGGAACTGCTGGCGGTCTCGCGGGACGCCTACAAACTGCTCGACAGGGGAGAGCTCTCCCCTCCGGCGCGGCGCGGCCTGTTGCGGCGCAACCCGTTGCAGGGCGGCCCGGTACGAGGTTGA
- a CDS encoding DNA-binding MarR family transcriptional regulator (product_source=COG1846; cath_funfam=1.10.10.10; cog=COG1846; pfam=PF12802; smart=SM00347; superfamily=46785): MRRTPDIISAARGQWKEIHPELDTSSMEIVGRVLRTAAVLRQRLDTVLGDEGLNRAEFDLLSALRRSGEPVTPGRLNGLMVASGAATTKRVQQLAERGLLERIRDQHDRRSARVRITDHGAELIDRAFARNLEAERELLAGMNTKQREAVSGGLAELLRSLEGPPAPAPPASSQPD; this comes from the coding sequence ATGAGACGCACGCCGGACATCATCAGTGCCGCACGCGGGCAGTGGAAGGAGATCCACCCCGAGCTGGACACCTCCAGCATGGAGATCGTCGGGCGGGTGCTCCGCACCGCAGCCGTACTGCGGCAACGATTGGACACCGTCCTCGGTGACGAGGGACTCAACCGGGCCGAGTTCGATCTGCTCTCCGCGCTGCGCCGCAGCGGGGAACCGGTCACACCGGGGCGGCTGAACGGCCTGATGGTCGCCTCCGGAGCGGCGACCACCAAACGGGTGCAGCAGCTGGCCGAACGCGGTCTCCTCGAACGCATTCGGGACCAGCACGATCGCCGCAGCGCGCGGGTGCGGATCACCGATCACGGTGCGGAGCTCATAGACAGGGCGTTCGCCCGCAATCTGGAAGCCGAGCGCGAGCTGCTGGCCGGGATGAACACCAAACAGCGGGAGGCGGTCTCCGGTGGGCTGGCGGAGCTGTTGCGCTCCCTGGAAGGTCCCCCCGCGCCCGCGCCGCCCGCATCCTCGCAGCCTGATTGA
- a CDS encoding spermidine synthase (product_source=KO:K00797; cath_funfam=3.40.50.150; cog=COG4262; ko=KO:K00797; pfam=PF01564; superfamily=53335; transmembrane_helix_parts=Inside_1_40,TMhelix_41_63,Outside_64_72,TMhelix_73_92,Inside_93_104,TMhelix_105_127,Outside_128_136,TMhelix_137_159,Inside_160_178,TMhelix_179_198,Outside_199_202,TMhelix_203_222,Inside_223_228,TMhelix_229_251,Outside_252_546): protein MSSTAQDDHLDGTTDSDPDGAVEDTATPRQHRYRRPGMARFTVLLAVFVCSACGLVYELALVALGSYLIGNSVGQASIVLSLMVFAMGLGALLAKPLQRWAAVSFVAVELVLALLGGLSVLGLYAAFAWLSMYMPMLIVTSLVLGTLIGAEIPLLMVLLQRIRRQEAGSAVADMFAADYVGALIGGLAFPFLLLPLLGQVRGALLVGMLNAAAGLGLILTVYRVELGKRLVVLLTASVVLIGGVLGGAFVLSDRFETTARQALYDDPVVHAERSKYQEIVLTSSESLSGRTDTRLFLNGDLQFSSVDERRYHEALVHPAMTGDHSEVLILGGGDGLALREVLRYPDVERVTLVELDPAVLRLGREDPRLTSLNEHAFDDPRVNTVSADAFSWLRDNQRRYDTVLVDMPDPDSTETAKLYSTEFYSLVRRSMAEGARVNVQAGSPYFAPEAYWCVEASMRQAGLATVPYSRPIPSFGQWGFQLGVSGDSAPSPRLPEEVPGLRTLDERTLRAATVFPPDRDRIADIEPSTLMHPRIVRYERGAWRNY from the coding sequence ATGAGCAGCACCGCGCAGGACGACCACCTCGACGGGACGACGGATTCCGACCCGGACGGAGCGGTCGAGGACACCGCGACGCCCCGGCAGCACCGGTACCGTCGTCCCGGCATGGCGCGGTTCACGGTGCTGCTGGCGGTGTTCGTCTGCTCGGCCTGCGGGCTGGTCTACGAGCTCGCACTGGTCGCGCTCGGCAGTTACCTGATCGGCAACAGCGTGGGACAGGCTTCCATCGTGCTGTCGCTGATGGTGTTCGCCATGGGCCTCGGCGCGCTGCTCGCCAAACCGCTGCAACGCTGGGCGGCGGTCTCCTTCGTCGCCGTGGAGCTGGTGCTGGCGCTGCTCGGCGGGCTCAGCGTGCTCGGTCTGTACGCCGCCTTCGCGTGGCTGAGCATGTACATGCCGATGCTGATCGTGACCTCGCTGGTGCTGGGCACGCTGATCGGCGCGGAGATTCCGCTGCTGATGGTGCTGCTGCAGCGGATCAGGCGGCAGGAAGCGGGTTCCGCGGTGGCCGACATGTTCGCCGCGGACTACGTGGGAGCCCTCATCGGCGGGCTGGCCTTCCCGTTCCTGCTGCTGCCGCTGCTGGGCCAGGTCCGGGGCGCCCTGCTGGTGGGCATGCTCAACGCGGCGGCCGGTCTGGGCCTGATCCTGACGGTGTACCGCGTCGAGCTGGGAAAGCGGCTCGTCGTGCTGCTGACGGCCTCGGTGGTGCTGATCGGTGGGGTGCTGGGCGGCGCGTTCGTGCTCTCCGACCGGTTCGAGACGACGGCGCGCCAGGCGCTCTACGACGATCCGGTGGTGCACGCGGAGCGGTCGAAGTACCAGGAGATCGTGCTCACCAGTTCCGAATCGCTGTCCGGCAGGACCGACACCCGGCTGTTCCTCAACGGCGATCTGCAGTTCAGCTCGGTGGACGAGCGCCGCTACCACGAAGCGCTGGTGCATCCGGCCATGACGGGCGATCACTCCGAGGTGCTGATCCTGGGTGGCGGTGACGGGCTCGCGCTGCGCGAGGTGCTGCGCTATCCGGACGTGGAACGGGTGACCCTGGTCGAGCTGGACCCCGCGGTGCTGCGGTTGGGGCGCGAGGACCCGCGGCTGACCTCGCTGAACGAGCACGCCTTCGACGATCCCCGCGTGAACACCGTCTCGGCGGACGCGTTCAGCTGGCTGCGCGACAATCAGCGGCGCTACGACACGGTGCTGGTGGACATGCCGGATCCGGACTCCACCGAGACCGCGAAGCTGTACTCCACGGAGTTCTACTCGCTGGTGCGCCGCTCGATGGCCGAGGGGGCCAGAGTCAACGTGCAGGCGGGGTCGCCGTACTTCGCGCCGGAGGCCTACTGGTGCGTCGAGGCATCGATGCGGCAGGCGGGACTGGCCACGGTGCCGTACTCCCGCCCCATCCCGAGCTTCGGGCAGTGGGGTTTCCAGCTGGGTGTCTCGGGGGACTCGGCGCCGTCACCGCGGTTGCCCGAGGAGGTGCCGGGATTGCGCACGTTGGACGAGCGGACGCTGCGCGCGGCGACCGTGTTCCCGCCGGATCGGGACCGGATCGCCGACATCGAACCATCCACTCTGATGCACCCGAGAATCGTGCGGTACGAGCGGGGGGCCTGGCGGAACTACTGA
- a CDS encoding uncharacterized membrane protein YjfL (UPF0719 family) (product_source=COG3766; cog=COG3766; pfam=PF03994; superfamily=111352; transmembrane_helix_parts=Inside_1_6,TMhelix_7_29,Outside_30_48,TMhelix_49_71,Inside_72_75,TMhelix_76_98,Outside_99_117,TMhelix_118_140,Inside_141_141) yields MFQELLFGLSAAIAYGIVGAVLMVLGYVLVDLATPGKLRDLIWVHRNANAAILLVSGLIGVGIILTTAIAASSNDLVYGLIGTLAYGLLGLILMGLSFLLIDAITPGRLGDELSTASIHPGTWVSASSHVVIATIIAAAIW; encoded by the coding sequence TTGTTCCAGGAACTGCTCTTCGGCCTGTCCGCGGCGATCGCCTACGGCATCGTCGGGGCCGTACTGATGGTCCTCGGCTACGTTCTAGTGGACCTGGCCACTCCGGGCAAGCTCCGCGACCTCATCTGGGTGCACCGCAACGCGAACGCGGCCATCCTGCTGGTGTCCGGGCTCATCGGCGTGGGCATCATCCTCACCACCGCGATCGCCGCCAGCTCGAACGACCTGGTTTACGGACTGATCGGCACGCTGGCCTACGGGCTGCTCGGTCTGATCCTGATGGGCCTGTCCTTCCTGCTCATCGACGCGATCACGCCGGGAAGGCTCGGTGACGAGCTCTCCACAGCGTCCATCCACCCGGGCACCTGGGTCTCGGCCTCCTCGCACGTGGTGATCGCGACGATCATCGCCGCGGCGATCTGGTGA
- a CDS encoding hypothetical protein (product_source=Hypo-rule applied; transmembrane_helix_parts=Inside_1_16,TMhelix_17_39,Outside_40_264,TMhelix_265_287,Inside_288_334), translating into MSTGNSGTNDNKTGKTVGLLAFFGIAALVLTLIVLGTGGKGGSESFYGEESDRYSRAQSYGGQSIPRFTDADSRQLSEELAEEERRYGVCFGWKLTDGSDDLEYSELYESQPDRDIGMPDEEDSEASQSDESNSPADPAHSYDQGSSRGPNTPASTCEEWVELRATVAYTSATSEQWSAVELEVAQDSGSNMDLPYDSDFAELGITAERFIEAPVDTTGQAAIALPLLLTQEGSLPARAAESRTETRAAEPLPSADTGIPGLWRWVWLVVLGIVTVLGIVLGTVGLVRQRGGDGGDGRDGPPSGPPEQGPPPGQQPPQPPPPGQSPGPRWPPQQ; encoded by the coding sequence ATGAGCACGGGAAACAGCGGAACGAACGACAACAAGACCGGAAAGACAGTCGGGCTGCTGGCGTTCTTCGGGATCGCGGCCCTGGTGCTCACCCTGATCGTCCTGGGCACGGGCGGGAAGGGCGGTTCGGAGTCGTTCTACGGCGAGGAGAGCGACAGGTACTCCAGGGCGCAGAGCTACGGCGGGCAGTCCATCCCCCGGTTCACCGACGCCGACTCCCGCCAGCTCTCCGAGGAACTCGCCGAGGAGGAGCGGCGCTACGGTGTCTGCTTCGGGTGGAAGCTGACCGACGGCAGCGACGATCTCGAATACTCCGAACTCTACGAGTCCCAACCGGACCGCGACATCGGTATGCCCGATGAGGAGGATTCCGAGGCATCTCAGTCGGACGAGTCCAACTCCCCGGCGGATCCCGCGCACAGCTACGACCAGGGGTCCAGCCGTGGCCCGAACACCCCGGCCAGCACCTGCGAGGAGTGGGTCGAACTGCGGGCCACCGTCGCCTACACCTCGGCGACCAGCGAGCAGTGGAGCGCTGTCGAGCTGGAGGTCGCCCAGGACTCCGGCTCGAACATGGACCTGCCGTACGACTCGGACTTCGCCGAGCTCGGCATCACGGCCGAGCGGTTCATCGAGGCCCCGGTGGACACCACCGGCCAGGCCGCGATCGCGTTGCCGCTGCTGCTGACCCAGGAAGGATCGCTGCCCGCCCGTGCGGCCGAGAGCCGGACCGAGACCCGCGCCGCGGAACCGCTACCGAGCGCCGACACCGGGATTCCCGGGCTGTGGCGCTGGGTGTGGCTGGTGGTGCTCGGAATCGTCACGGTGCTCGGAATCGTGCTCGGCACCGTCGGCCTCGTACGACAGCGGGGCGGGGATGGCGGGGACGGCCGGGACGGGCCGCCGAGCGGTCCTCCCGAACAGGGACCACCACCCGGGCAGCAGCCGCCGCAACCTCCCCCACCCGGTCAATCCCCCGGTCCGCGGTGGCCACCACAGCAGTGA